GGTTATTCTTTTCTCTGCCACCAATTAGCGCGCGAATCGCGCCAGTATGGCGTTCACTAATCACCATGGCAGTTTGCAATTGCTTTTTCGCCCCCTTGTCTAACTGCTCTAAAACATTTTGCGCAGCGCTTTGAGCATGACGTTGTGATAGCGGATCCAGCGTAGTAAATACCTTCACACCGTTGTAATTACGCCAGTTGTTAGCATGCTGCTGCAGCTCTCGGCGAACCAGCGATACAAAGCCTGGCGTTTTCTGATAGCCCATGCTGCCACGCTTACTCAAACCTAATGGTTTTTTCACAGCCAGCTGATAACGCTCGGCCGACAACTCACCTTCTTCGGCTAATATGCGTAAAACCAAGTCTCGACGATTTATCGCGCGCTGTTCATGGCGCCATGGATCGTAATATGAAGGGCCTTTAATAATGGCCACTAACAAAGCCACTTGCTCCACCGATAAATCATTCACTGGGCGACCAAAATAGAAATAACTGGCGAGGCCAATACCATGCACCGCATTACTACCATTTTGCCCAAGATACACTTCGTTAAAATAGCTCTCTAAAATCTCATCTTTGCTGTAGCGAAAATCGATGAGTAGCGCCATGTAGGCTTCTTGCAACTTACGCCATAAGGTACGTTCGCGCGTTAAAAAGAAGTTTTTAGCCAACTGTTGTGTAATCGTGCTACCGCCTTGTACCGTGCGTCCGGCACGCAAATTCACCACTAAGGCGCGAGCAATCGCCATGGGTGACACTCCGTCATGCTCATAAAACTGGCGATCTTCGGTAAGTATCAAGGCCTGCTTTAAGCTTGCTGGAATATCATTTAAAGGCACAAATAGCCGGTCTTCTTGCTCTGTCACATTCAGGCGTTCAAGCAATACTGGGTCAAGTCGGGTTTGAGCAATCTCTTCGCCAGTATCACGGTGCTGAATTTTAGCCAAACGTGAAGGGCTAAAAGTGAGTAGCATCGGCAACTCGGGCTCTACACCATCGGCAAACTCAAATTGGCGACGTACTACCTCAATTTTGGTTTCCGATACCGCATATTCACCACCACGTTTAGCGCGTTTTACTTTGCGATAATTTAGTAGCGCCAACTCATCTTGCAGCTCTTTTCTGCTTAGGCGTAAACCAGGATAGAGCTGTAGCTCTCGGCCATACACCGCTGCCGGCAGTTGCCACTTATCGCCAGTAAAACGCTGCTGAATTTTGCTGTCTAGTACCACACCCCAAGCAACCATAATGACAATGCCAACTACTGCTAGCTTCCAACTAATGCCCCACAAGCGTTTTCCCCATGAAGGCTTAGCATTTTTTTTAGCGCTTGAGCGCGATTTAGAGGTCTTTTTAGCTGGAGTACGTTTACTTTTGCTAGCCGGCTTCTTTGCCGAGGCTTTTTTGGGGCTTGGCTTTTTGGCCGAGCTATCGGGCTTCTTGGGACTCATACTGCCTTACTGCTTAATCAAACCTTAGGGAATGGCCTGCAATAGATAATGCGAGAAAAAGGCAGGCCAAAAGTGCTGTTAGGATACTCCCACTAGCCCAATTTTTTAAGCACAAATATAAGCATGCTACGCAGATACTTGTTTCTGGATAAACAAAAGCGAAGCTATTAATTAAACGCGCCTCATAAGGCTGTTTAAACAACTCGCTGTTACACAACAAAAATCAGCTCTAAGACTAAAGCTGTGATTATTTTTCTTTAAATCAGCTCGCTGTTAACATAGGCAAACTTTGGGTTGTAAAAGTTAAACGACGAATGGATAAGAAATCGCCTGCTACTAACAAATACGCTGTGCCTGCGCTAGATAAAGGCTTAGATATTTTGGAATACATGGTTAGCCAAGAATTGCCAAAATCTCAAACCGAGATAGCCACAGCACTTGCTAGAGGCGCCAACGAAATCTATCGCGTATTGGTTGGTTTAGAAGCAAGAGGCTACTTAATTAGAGATGAAGTATCAGGTAAATATCGCGCCTCGTTAAAAATTTACAACCTGTCTCGCCGCATTTCTCCAATTGATAAAATGCGCCAGTGCGCCCTGCCGCACATGGAAGACTTGGCTTTTTCATCTGGTCACTCTTGCCACCTAAGCATGTTGTATCAAAGCCAAGCCATGGTGATAGTGCATGCTCAAAGCCACGATCCAGTGTCGATTAATATTGCCGAAGGTTCACTTTTTCCTACCAGCGCCACCGCCTCTGGACGTGTATTGCTGGCGAACAGTAAGCCCGATGTACAAGCAATGATTTTGGAGCGCGACCAGCACTACCAACAAATGAAAGCCGCGCAACGCAAACTGTTCATTCAGCAACTCGCTTTAATCAAGCAAAATGGAACCTACTCTGCTGCCAATGAGCTCACAAAAGGGGTATATGAATCTGCAGTATTGGTGGGAGAGCCAGAAGGCTTAGTGATCGCCTCTTTAGCCATTACGACGCTCAACTCAACTGCTACAGATGAGCACTCGGCAAGCTCAGAGCTAATAAGCAAAGCCCAAGCGACTGCCAAGCAGATTACTCAGCAATTGGGTTGTTAGTCGCTCGCTAAAACCACAGCGATGAAGGCTCACCGCTGTGGTTGTAACTTAGGCCTAAAAAGCCACATCTCTCTCACTAAGAACAGCTAATTTAAGCCCATGCCATATGCAAGCTTATTTAAACTCCCACATATCTGGCCAGTAACGGTAAACACTGTGGCCATATTTATCTAGGCGCGCTTGTGCCTCGGCTAAATAGGCCAAACTTTGCTGTTTGGCGGTAAGCTGGTCACCCACTAACAAGCGGTAAGCATTGCTTGCTAAACTTTCTCCCTGTTGATTTTTTAGCGCCAATCTCACTTCAAATTCGCCGCTTGCATCGTTCGGTAAGCGCCATTCCAGCTCAGAAAATTTAGCCGAGCTGTCAGCCAGCACATCCAAGTTAATACAGTTGCTGGCACAAACCTGCCCTTGATAGACAACTTGCCACTCATAACTTAACTGCTGGTAGGCATGTTGGTAGTCATTCACTACCCACAAGCTGGCCGAAAATACTTCACCCGCTTGCCATCGGCGCTTTTCAAACTGCAAACTTGGTAGCAACGGTTGGTAGGTTCGTTTTAGATAATCAAAACTAATTTTCTTTTCACCATAAAAATCGACCACGCCCCACTTAATATCTGGTACATGGGTAATAAAGTGACAAATTGCTACCCCGCTCATTTTGGGCTTACGGCGGCGATAGGTTTCTAGCGCAAATTGAATCACTGTACCTTGGGCAATTTGAGTGGCTTCTACAAACTCTTCCAAAGAGCCCATTTTGTAGTCATTAAACACTTCAAAATTTAGATTTTTAAGGATATCTATATCTGCCCAATGGTAAGCCCAGCTAGGGCCCATCGGCCACAGTTCATCTTCAGGAATAAACTTTTTAAGGCTTGGTATAGACGGCGCAGAAGCAGCCGTTAGCTCTGGAATAATCGCGCAATCTAAGGCCGGGTAATACTCCTCCATAAACTCTGCCCCACCTTGATAGTAGTGTTCGTTAGCATGGATAGATTCATTCGGCTTAAAGCCCATATTCACTGCTGACTCTGAGCTAAGTGGTGATGCCAAACCATAAGGAACGTTAGTTTGGTCTGCTACCGCTTCGCCAATACGCTCCATTAAAGCTTTATTACCACTTTCTTCGTGAGCCCCTGAGAAAAAGACCTCTTCTCCGCCCATCCAAAAGATTTGCGACGGATGATTACGGCGCTGCTTAACCGTTTCGATGCACTCGTGTAATACCCCACTAATAAACTCAGGATCTTTAGGATAAGCCTGAGTCGCCAAAGTAAAGTTAGTCCAAACGGTGATACCAAGTTCATCACAAATGCGGTAAAAATCCGGTACTTCTGGTGGGTGCCAACCAAAGATACGCAAGTTGTTGATGTTGGCCTGCTTAACCATGGCTAAGCGGTCTTCATATTTGCTTAGGCTATTTTGACCATATAGAAACGAAGGTTGGCCTCCCCAACAAGCCGAACGTAAGAAATGCTTTTTACCGTTGATAACAAAGGTCCATGGAAACTCGGCCTGCTCGCGCGAATAGCCCGGATTAAACGCCATGCTAACCTCACGTAAGCCGATGACTTCTGCGCAGCTGTCGACGGGCGTATCGTCAATTTTGACTTCCACCTGCAAATTATAAAGGTGTTGCTGTCCCATATCCCAAGGCCACCATAACTTGGCATCTTCAACTTTGATGGTGTGGCTACAAGTGTTTATACCGGGAGCCAACTGATGAACAGACTGTTGGTATATTGTTTCGGTTTGACAATTTTTGCCCGACAACTGTGAAAGCAAAGTAACTTGCTTAGGCTCCGAGCTGTAATTAGTAACTTCGTAGCTGGCATTAACAAGCGCAGTGTTGCTATTCTCAAGTCGAACATCACTACGGATGCTTGATATTTTAAGCTGTTCAGATGCTACCACTCGCACCGGGCGCCAAATGCCAAATGGCACTAATCCAGAGAAATAGTCGCCCGAAAAGTTAACCTTTTTACCGCCACAATTTCGGTAATTTTTAGGTGGAGGATCAAGCTTAATCATCAGCATATTGGCACCACCACGCCAATCTTCAAAGCTAACCACATCACTTACGTCAAACTCAAAGGCAGAAAACATGCCTTCGTGGCGCCCAAGGTGCGTGCCGTTTAGCCACACATCACAGCTGTAATCTACACCCTCAAACTGCAGTACAATCTTTTTACCTTGCATCGATTCAGTAACCGCAAAACGATGGCAGTACCACCACTCATACTCGGCCACCCATTTAGCCCGATGCATATTGCGGCCAAAATACGGATCGGCAATTTCATTAGCACGCCAAAGATCGGTATAAACATCGCCAGGAACGGTCGCAAAATTCCAGCTAAAGTGCGTACCTTGATACTCAGCAGGTAACAAATGTAAGCCTTCTTTTATACCTTGACCGGGCCGCATTCGCTCCATCTGCCAACGGCAGCCGCTCAATTCAATCACTTCTCTAGTCATTTCGCCCTCAAGCTTCAAATAGAAATAATATATTTATATATAAATATATTATTCACCAAGCAATAAGATCAATTGAAAAAAGCGCCAAATATGATCCTGCTCTAAATAAATAGCGGGTCTTAAGCAAACGTATAAGCCTCTTCAAAGGCTTGGCTTCAAGTGAAAATTAAAGGGGAGTGCGCCAGCTAGCAGCTACAAAAAAAGGGCTCAGCAAAAGCTGGCCCCAAACAAGGAGAACAAAAACAGATAGATTTAATTAGCTATAGCGCTATTGGCTGCGGGCGCTTGTGACTTTGTGCTAAGCGTAAACATGGCTAACACCGTGGCAGCGGCGGCAAACAAACCAAAATAGATATAACTCCAAGGGAAGCCATATTGGTCGTACATGCTGCCCATAACCGGTGACGCAATGGCGGTCATTACATTGTTAACTACTTGAAAACCAAACATATAAGTAAAGGAGTTAACTTTTCTGTCGAACTGTTCGGCGGTGTACGCAAATACCGAAATAATGAGCATTGGATTCACAATACCAAATAGCAATTTAGCCACCAGCGCTAAGTAAAAATTCTTCTCGCCTAAGCCAGCGTAACCAATCATTAATAACACCGCAGAAATGCCCGCAGCAGTTAATACTAAACTGCCTTTTGCCCCCACCTTTTTAATGATCAATGGCACCGCCATACTGAAGAAAAACAAAAAGATCGCGGTTATGCCATCCATGCTAGAACTAAATGAAATGCCTTCTTCTTGGGTGGGAAAGAAGCTTATAAAGTAACGAGTAAACTGGGTCATCGACGTCCAAAACACCACTGAGATGGTGCCTGCATAGGTCATAAAGGCCCACATTTTTGGCTGCTTAAGTAAAGCAATCACATCGGCTTTCTGGATCTTCTCTTGGGAAATAACCTCATTATCTAAGCCGTCTAAGTGGCGCACTTTAAGCAGCAAGGTACACAACAGCATGAGTACTGCAGAAACGCTGCACGCGTGGAAAATAAGATCTGGATTAATGTTATACAAAAAGCCAGCTAACACTGCCGACACGCCCCAAGCTGCAATGCCAAAACCATTCACAATACCAAAGTCACTGGCGTGGCAGCGAGCAAAGCGGTCACTGTAAGAAGCAATCACACCACTTCCTGCCTGAAACAGCATTCCCAAATACACAGAGCCAACCACAATACCAAGTGCAAAGGTTGCGCTGTTTGCCAACAAAGGACCATAGACATAAATATAGAACGGCCCAATGGCTAAACTCAGTACTGCAATAAAATAAATTAGGTGCTTTTTAAGCCCTAACTTATCCAATATGTAACCAAAGGCAGGTTTAAACAATACGGCTATGCCGGTTTGCAAACCAAACAACACTCCTATCTGCGAGCCATCAATACCCACGCGATCATTTAGCCAAACTGAAAACAACGATCCGGAGCTTAAAGACCAGAAAAAGTTATAGAAGAAATACATTAGGCAGATTTTAGCCATGGCAACGCGGTTACTATCGGTTTTCATCGAAACTCCATTTGCTTAGTCGCAACACAGTAAATACTGAATGCCGCGGTGAAATTGATGAAGTTGATACTGCCAATGATGTAAATAATCCAAGCATCCATTTACTGCACTTCCCTGCTCTGCAAACCCAACCTCAAGGATTCATTTGTAAATAAACTATTTATATATAAATAAACAACAGGCAAACGCTTAATTTATGATCTCTACCCCATCCCATAGGCAATATTGGCTTAATAAGAACTATAAGAGCAATAAAGTGTTCCCAAAGTGATAGTCAATCCTAGTCAGCGAAGCTTACAAGAGCAGAGTAAAGAGGGTGGCACAAGCGCCAGACAACCTTGCCGCAGAATGCAGAGCTAGAAAAACCACTTCATGAGAAAAGCTAGGGGATGACCAAGCTAGTTTTGTCTCGGCGTCAGCGAGCTACTGCATAAAATTAATACGCAGTAGGCATTATACGGCGCGCGTTACACAGTGCGTATTTTTGCTTGGCGATGCGGCGGGTTTATTGAACATGCTGCAAGCTAGGAGGTACATCTTCCCATAAAGATTCAGCTATGGTTTTCTGGTAGCCGTATTGGTAAAGGCTGGTCATGTACTCTTTGGTAAAAGCTTCATCACTTATTTTAGAAAAGTCATTATCGATATAGGCAAGCCTAAAGCTCATTTGATTGTGTTGAGCAAAGTGATAAATATGCTCTACATCGCCAATTCCTTGATTGCGGATGATAGTTGAAATGGAACGTAAACCGATATCTGTAAGGTTATTATTGGTGACTTGATAATGTGGTTTTAACAAGCCATTGCGAATGACAAAGACATGCTGAGGATTACGTTCAAAGGGTAGGTTGTAGTAAGCCCATTGAGGCACCAAAAACACTTGCCGAGATACGCCACCGTCTACGTGTAATTCTTCGAAGCGCTGCTGCCCATCGTCAATAACAATGCTTTTTGCTGGAAATGCACCTGGCACAGAACTACTAGCAATAATGATATTTTGAATCAGTGTGATGGCCTCGTCACTGCCTACTTGAGCAA
The Agarivorans aestuarii DNA segment above includes these coding regions:
- the mrcB gene encoding penicillin-binding protein 1B, whose amino-acid sequence is MSPKKPDSSAKKPSPKKASAKKPASKSKRTPAKKTSKSRSSAKKNAKPSWGKRLWGISWKLAVVGIVIMVAWGVVLDSKIQQRFTGDKWQLPAAVYGRELQLYPGLRLSRKELQDELALLNYRKVKRAKRGGEYAVSETKIEVVRRQFEFADGVEPELPMLLTFSPSRLAKIQHRDTGEEIAQTRLDPVLLERLNVTEQEDRLFVPLNDIPASLKQALILTEDRQFYEHDGVSPMAIARALVVNLRAGRTVQGGSTITQQLAKNFFLTRERTLWRKLQEAYMALLIDFRYSKDEILESYFNEVYLGQNGSNAVHGIGLASYFYFGRPVNDLSVEQVALLVAIIKGPSYYDPWRHEQRAINRRDLVLRILAEEGELSAERYQLAVKKPLGLSKRGSMGYQKTPGFVSLVRRELQQHANNWRNYNGVKVFTTLDPLSQRHAQSAAQNVLEQLDKGAKKQLQTAMVISERHTGAIRALIGGREKNNQGFNRALDARRQIGSLVKPFVYLTAIEQGHQLGELLENSPLAVPLDDGTNWQPNNYDKSFSEPVMLVRALAESLNVPTVRLGLEVGVDSVVDTLKLAGLEENTRPYPSILLGSLSLSPFQMAQLYQTLGGDGEYRPLYAVHQVNDGQGNILYKADNDAERRWSEMANFLTLYGMSQVTRSGTARSLKWRIPKVDLAGKTGTTNDLRDSWYVGIDQREIVTVWVGRDDNKPAAVTGSSAALPVYAAYLKTSYPQPLRAMQPDNLSWVHFAKANGHPTSAGCGETSLLPAPSSQAELAEGCVQQSATKAKTWLQSLFN
- a CDS encoding IclR family transcriptional regulator, producing the protein MDKKSPATNKYAVPALDKGLDILEYMVSQELPKSQTEIATALARGANEIYRVLVGLEARGYLIRDEVSGKYRASLKIYNLSRRISPIDKMRQCALPHMEDLAFSSGHSCHLSMLYQSQAMVIVHAQSHDPVSINIAEGSLFPTSATASGRVLLANSKPDVQAMILERDQHYQQMKAAQRKLFIQQLALIKQNGTYSAANELTKGVYESAVLVGEPEGLVIASLAITTLNSTATDEHSASSELISKAQATAKQITQQLGC
- a CDS encoding glycoside hydrolase family 2 protein, coding for MTREVIELSGCRWQMERMRPGQGIKEGLHLLPAEYQGTHFSWNFATVPGDVYTDLWRANEIADPYFGRNMHRAKWVAEYEWWYCHRFAVTESMQGKKIVLQFEGVDYSCDVWLNGTHLGRHEGMFSAFEFDVSDVVSFEDWRGGANMLMIKLDPPPKNYRNCGGKKVNFSGDYFSGLVPFGIWRPVRVVASEQLKISSIRSDVRLENSNTALVNASYEVTNYSSEPKQVTLLSQLSGKNCQTETIYQQSVHQLAPGINTCSHTIKVEDAKLWWPWDMGQQHLYNLQVEVKIDDTPVDSCAEVIGLREVSMAFNPGYSREQAEFPWTFVINGKKHFLRSACWGGQPSFLYGQNSLSKYEDRLAMVKQANINNLRIFGWHPPEVPDFYRICDELGITVWTNFTLATQAYPKDPEFISGVLHECIETVKQRRNHPSQIFWMGGEEVFFSGAHEESGNKALMERIGEAVADQTNVPYGLASPLSSESAVNMGFKPNESIHANEHYYQGGAEFMEEYYPALDCAIIPELTAASAPSIPSLKKFIPEDELWPMGPSWAYHWADIDILKNLNFEVFNDYKMGSLEEFVEATQIAQGTVIQFALETYRRRKPKMSGVAICHFITHVPDIKWGVVDFYGEKKISFDYLKRTYQPLLPSLQFEKRRWQAGEVFSASLWVVNDYQHAYQQLSYEWQVVYQGQVCASNCINLDVLADSSAKFSELEWRLPNDASGEFEVRLALKNQQGESLASNAYRLLVGDQLTAKQQSLAYLAEAQARLDKYGHSVYRYWPDMWEFK
- a CDS encoding oligosaccharide MFS transporter, which produces MKTDSNRVAMAKICLMYFFYNFFWSLSSGSLFSVWLNDRVGIDGSQIGVLFGLQTGIAVLFKPAFGYILDKLGLKKHLIYFIAVLSLAIGPFYIYVYGPLLANSATFALGIVVGSVYLGMLFQAGSGVIASYSDRFARCHASDFGIVNGFGIAAWGVSAVLAGFLYNINPDLIFHACSVSAVLMLLCTLLLKVRHLDGLDNEVISQEKIQKADVIALLKQPKMWAFMTYAGTISVVFWTSMTQFTRYFISFFPTQEEGISFSSSMDGITAIFLFFFSMAVPLIIKKVGAKGSLVLTAAGISAVLLMIGYAGLGEKNFYLALVAKLLFGIVNPMLIISVFAYTAEQFDRKVNSFTYMFGFQVVNNVMTAIASPVMGSMYDQYGFPWSYIYFGLFAAAATVLAMFTLSTKSQAPAANSAIAN